A portion of the Calothrix sp. 336/3 genome contains these proteins:
- the glgP gene encoding alpha-glucan family phosphorylase, producing MVRPETFTAARVLSEKLPFPLRRLADLAYNYWWSWSGDRLSLFQTIDPQEWKRCGHNPVAILESASYERLTQLAEDPYYLGQVSALAQDFDTYMSQQDTWVSRVAPQVSKENPIAYFCAEFGIHESLPIYSGGLGILAGDHLKSASDLGVPMVGIGLLYKQGYFRQRLNSSGWQEDYYVDNQFHQMPIELIKNDHGEPITIQLEIRQRNVKVQIWRALVGRVTLYLLDSDRHDNDPIDRWLTGHLYGGNQETRIAQEVVLGIGGVRALTALGIQPAVYHLNEGHAAFCTLEVCRQQIELTGRSFYDIETDVRNRCVFTTHTPVPAGHDVFSPDLMDSYFAHYWTQLRLSREQFLALGARRLGDPWEPFGMTVLALRMCRTSNGVSQLHGEVSRKMWTVLYPQYSEEKVPIGYITNGVHAPTWTAPLIADLYNQYLGADWKNRAIDPETWAKVDDIPNAELWYRHQILKERLIAYTRFQVKKCRESRGEGWERIQAAENLLDPKVLTIGFARRFSPYKRGYLLMSDEERALRIFGNSDRPVQIVFAGKSHPADEEGKRIIQRLMEWCKHPSLLHRVAFIEDYDIYTGQKLVQGVDVWLNNPRRPLEASGTSGQKVCFNGGINCSVLDGWWCEGYKQGVNGWAIGEDAHTSDQELQDRIDSESLYKLLEEEIVPLYYNQDEKGIPHGWVQMMKGSIKTNSPLFNTDRMIADYVSQVYVPEISRTVKPILGKVSV from the coding sequence ATGGTGAGACCGGAGACATTTACCGCCGCACGGGTATTGAGCGAAAAATTGCCTTTCCCTCTACGGCGTTTAGCAGATTTGGCATATAACTATTGGTGGTCTTGGAGTGGCGATCGCCTATCTCTATTCCAAACCATTGACCCCCAGGAATGGAAACGTTGTGGACACAACCCAGTCGCCATCCTGGAATCAGCCAGTTACGAACGCCTCACCCAACTAGCGGAAGACCCCTATTATCTGGGACAGGTTTCCGCATTGGCACAGGATTTTGATACCTACATGAGTCAACAAGATACCTGGGTGAGTCGAGTTGCACCGCAGGTATCCAAGGAAAATCCCATCGCCTATTTCTGTGCGGAGTTCGGCATCCATGAATCCCTACCCATCTATTCCGGTGGCTTAGGAATTCTCGCTGGAGATCACTTGAAATCTGCATCAGATTTAGGTGTACCCATGGTGGGGATCGGCTTGCTCTACAAACAAGGATACTTCCGTCAAAGATTAAACTCCAGTGGCTGGCAAGAAGATTACTATGTGGATAACCAATTCCACCAAATGCCCATCGAGTTAATCAAAAATGACCATGGGGAACCAATCACCATCCAACTAGAAATTCGGCAAAGAAACGTCAAAGTCCAGATTTGGCGAGCATTAGTTGGTCGAGTCACCTTATACCTTCTAGATAGTGATCGCCACGACAACGATCCCATTGACCGATGGTTAACAGGACACCTCTACGGAGGCAACCAAGAAACCCGCATTGCCCAGGAAGTAGTTTTAGGTATTGGTGGTGTACGTGCTCTGACAGCCTTAGGTATTCAACCCGCCGTCTATCACCTCAACGAAGGACACGCAGCTTTCTGTACCCTGGAAGTTTGCCGTCAGCAAATCGAACTCACTGGTAGGTCTTTCTACGATATCGAAACCGATGTCCGTAACCGATGCGTATTCACCACCCACACCCCCGTTCCCGCCGGACACGATGTCTTTTCCCCCGACTTAATGGACTCCTACTTCGCCCATTACTGGACACAGCTGCGTCTCTCCCGCGAGCAGTTCCTCGCCTTAGGAGCCAGACGACTCGGCGACCCCTGGGAACCCTTTGGCATGACCGTTTTAGCCTTGCGGATGTGTCGGACATCTAACGGAGTCAGTCAACTACACGGAGAAGTTTCCCGGAAAATGTGGACAGTTCTCTATCCCCAGTATTCCGAAGAAAAAGTCCCCATCGGTTACATAACCAACGGTGTTCACGCCCCCACCTGGACAGCGCCCCTCATTGCCGACCTGTACAATCAATATTTAGGTGCGGACTGGAAAAACCGGGCGATCGACCCCGAAACCTGGGCAAAAGTTGATGATATCCCCAATGCCGAACTGTGGTATCGTCACCAAATCCTCAAGGAAAGATTAATCGCTTATACCCGCTTCCAGGTGAAGAAATGCCGAGAATCACGGGGTGAAGGTTGGGAGCGCATCCAAGCCGCCGAAAACCTCCTCGACCCCAAAGTTCTCACCATTGGCTTTGCTCGCCGTTTCTCCCCCTACAAACGCGGCTATTTGTTGATGAGTGATGAAGAAAGAGCCTTACGCATCTTTGGCAATAGCGATCGCCCCGTACAAATTGTCTTTGCCGGCAAATCTCACCCTGCGGACGAAGAAGGTAAGCGCATCATCCAACGCTTAATGGAATGGTGTAAACATCCTTCCCTACTCCACCGTGTTGCCTTCATTGAAGACTACGATATTTATACTGGACAAAAACTAGTTCAAGGTGTGGATGTCTGGTTAAACAATCCCCGTCGTCCCTTGGAAGCATCGGGAACCAGTGGACAAAAAGTCTGCTTCAATGGTGGTATCAATTGCAGCGTCCTCGATGGTTGGTGGTGCGAAGGTTATAAACAGGGTGTCAATGGTTGGGCGATCGGTGAAGATGCTCACACCAGTGACCAGGAATTACAGGATAGAATCGACTCCGAATCCCTGTATAAATTGCTAGAAGAGGAAATTGTCCCTCTCTACTACAACCAAGACGAAAAGGGTATCCCCCACGGTTGGGTACAGATGATGAAGGGTTCCATCAAAACCAATTCACCCCTGTTTAATACAGATAGAATGATTGCCGACTATGTATCTCAAGTATATGTACCGGAAATCTCTAGAACCGTGAAACCGATATTAGGAAAAGTTTCGGTTTAA
- a CDS encoding S9 family peptidase, protein MRFYTRFFITLLAVILLPTLMVVAQVPNLTPPDNLVVEGIPPIPTSITESVARYTNFRSASLASWHPQRREMLISTRFADTPQVHLVKSPLGTRQQLTFFPERVGGASFQPTKGNYFIFSKDIGGNEFNQNYRFDLATGDITLLTDGKSRNSSGLWSNQGDRLIYTSTRRNGKDNDFYLINPENPQSNQLLSQVEGGGWGATDWSPDDSKILVLQYLSVNESYLWLIDSKTGEKKILTPQNNKEKVSYGGGVFTPDGKGLYVVTDRDSEFSRLAYLDLQTLKHTYLTSNIPWDIEDFDISENGKYLAFTANEDGASILHILDTRTGKEKPLPKLPIGQVYGINWHRNNQDLGFVLISANSTADVYSLNIQNNQIERWTASETGGLNTDKFSPPELIRWQSFDGKTISGFLYRPPTKFTGKRPVMIDIHGGPEGQSRPGFLGRYNYYLNELGVAVIFPNVRGSSGYGKTFLKLDNGYKREDSVKDIGALLDWIGQQPNLDKERILVTGGSYGGYMSLAVATKYGDKIRAAIDIVGISNFVTFLEKTESYRRDLRRVEYGDERDPKMREFLLKISPLNNAQKIQKPLFVIHGKNDPRVPLQEAEQIVKTVRKNNIPVWYLMAKDEGHGFSKKKNIDFQFYSTVMFVKEYLLK, encoded by the coding sequence ATGCGATTTTATACCAGATTTTTTATTACACTCCTAGCAGTGATTCTCCTGCCAACTCTCATGGTTGTTGCTCAAGTTCCCAACCTTACCCCCCCTGACAACCTGGTTGTAGAAGGGATTCCTCCTATCCCTACAAGCATTACAGAAAGCGTTGCCCGTTATACTAATTTTCGTTCTGCCAGTCTTGCGAGTTGGCATCCCCAGCGCCGGGAAATGTTGATATCAACGCGCTTTGCTGATACACCTCAAGTACATTTAGTCAAATCTCCCCTAGGAACTCGTCAACAATTAACATTTTTCCCGGAGAGGGTTGGGGGTGCGAGTTTTCAACCAACCAAAGGTAATTATTTTATCTTCAGTAAAGATATTGGCGGTAACGAATTTAACCAAAATTACCGTTTTGATTTAGCCACGGGTGATATTACCTTACTTACCGATGGTAAATCTCGCAACAGTTCCGGTTTATGGTCAAATCAGGGTGATAGATTAATCTACACTTCTACTCGCCGCAATGGCAAGGATAACGATTTTTATCTGATTAATCCTGAAAATCCTCAATCGAATCAACTTCTTTCCCAAGTTGAGGGTGGGGGTTGGGGTGCGACCGATTGGTCACCGGATGATAGTAAAATTTTGGTTTTACAATATCTATCTGTCAATGAAAGTTATCTCTGGTTAATAGACAGTAAAACTGGAGAGAAGAAAATTCTCACTCCTCAGAATAACAAAGAGAAGGTTTCCTATGGTGGGGGAGTTTTCACCCCAGATGGTAAGGGTTTGTATGTAGTCACAGATAGGGACTCAGAATTTTCTCGACTCGCTTACCTAGATTTGCAGACATTAAAACATACCTATCTAACTAGTAATATTCCTTGGGATATTGAGGATTTTGATATTTCCGAAAATGGGAAATATTTGGCTTTTACAGCTAACGAAGATGGAGCCAGTATTTTACATATCTTAGATACAAGAACGGGTAAGGAGAAACCTTTACCAAAATTGCCCATAGGACAGGTATATGGAATTAATTGGCATCGCAATAATCAAGATTTAGGGTTTGTGTTGATTTCTGCTAATTCTACTGCTGATGTCTATTCTTTGAATATCCAAAATAATCAAATAGAACGTTGGACAGCAAGCGAAACAGGGGGGTTAAATACCGATAAATTTTCACCCCCTGAGTTAATTCGTTGGCAAAGTTTTGATGGTAAAACTATTTCTGGTTTTCTCTATCGTCCTCCTACCAAGTTTACAGGCAAACGTCCTGTGATGATTGATATACATGGGGGTCCAGAAGGACAATCTCGCCCAGGATTTTTAGGCAGATATAACTATTATTTGAATGAGTTAGGAGTGGCGGTAATTTTCCCCAATGTTCGGGGTTCTTCTGGTTACGGCAAGACTTTCCTGAAGTTGGATAATGGTTATAAACGGGAAGATTCCGTTAAGGATATCGGCGCACTTTTAGATTGGATAGGTCAGCAACCTAACTTAGATAAGGAGAGAATTTTAGTTACAGGTGGCAGCTATGGGGGTTATATGTCCCTAGCAGTGGCAACCAAATATGGTGATAAAATTCGTGCAGCCATTGATATTGTTGGTATTTCCAATTTTGTGACGTTTCTAGAAAAAACCGAAAGTTATCGCCGTGATTTACGACGGGTGGAATATGGGGATGAGCGTGACCCCAAAATGCGAGAATTTCTGTTAAAGATTTCTCCTTTGAATAATGCACAAAAGATTCAGAAACCTCTGTTTGTCATCCACGGTAAAAATGACCCCCGTGTTCCCTTACAGGAAGCAGAGCAAATAGTCAAAACAGTCCGGAAAAATAATATTCCTGTGTGGTATTTGATGGCAAAGGATGAGGGACATGGTTTTAGTAAGAAGAAAAATATTGACTTTCAGTTTTACTCTACAGTGATGTTTGTGAAGGAGTATTTGTTGAAATAA
- a CDS encoding DNA polymerase III subunit delta': protein MTDLNYFTPLIGQSSAVELLIQAVRQNRIPPAYLFVGAEGIGRSLAARCWIDLLFASAKNRSQQANHPDLLWVEPTYQHQGQRLTAQEAAEKGVKRKASPIIRLEQIREITDFLSRPPLEATRHIVVLENAEAMAEAPANALLKTLEEPGRATLILLAPAIDAILPTLVSRCQKIPFQRLNSSDMAEVLGKIGHTEILQHPEILQMAAGSPGMAIAYFQQLANIPSEILQAVKNMPRNQREALELAKQIDKNLDYETQLWLVDYLQQSYWQNQHQPQIIAQLEKARKYLQVYAQPRLVWECTLLSIYQNR from the coding sequence ATGACAGATTTAAATTATTTTACTCCTTTAATTGGGCAATCCTCGGCAGTGGAATTATTAATCCAAGCAGTGAGACAAAATCGTATTCCTCCGGCTTATTTATTTGTCGGTGCAGAAGGGATTGGACGTAGTTTAGCTGCCCGTTGTTGGATTGATTTACTATTTGCCTCGGCGAAAAATCGTAGCCAGCAAGCGAATCATCCCGATTTGCTGTGGGTGGAACCCACCTATCAACATCAAGGGCAACGTTTAACAGCCCAGGAAGCAGCAGAGAAGGGAGTAAAACGCAAAGCCTCACCAATCATTCGTTTAGAACAAATACGCGAAATTACAGACTTTCTCAGTCGTCCCCCCTTAGAAGCCACGAGACATATAGTAGTTTTAGAAAATGCTGAAGCTATGGCGGAAGCACCTGCCAATGCATTATTAAAAACCTTAGAAGAACCGGGGAGGGCAACCTTAATTTTGCTCGCTCCTGCCATTGATGCGATTTTACCTACCTTAGTTTCTCGCTGTCAAAAAATTCCCTTTCAGCGTTTAAATAGTTCAGATATGGCTGAGGTTTTAGGCAAAATTGGGCATACAGAAATTTTACAACATCCGGAAATACTACAGATGGCTGCCGGAAGTCCAGGGATGGCGATCGCCTACTTTCAACAGTTAGCAAATATTCCCTCGGAAATTCTTCAAGCAGTCAAAAATATGCCGAGAAATCAACGGGAAGCTTTGGAGTTAGCCAAGCAAATAGATAAAAATTTAGATTACGAAACCCAGTTATGGTTAGTTGATTATCTTCAGCAATCTTACTGGCAAAACCAGCACCAACCTCAGATTATTGCCCAACTGGAAAAAGCACGTAAATATCTCCAAGTATATGCCCAACCGCGTTTAGTTTGGGAATGCACCCTATTAAGTATTTATCAAAATAGGTGA
- a CDS encoding DUF1338 domain-containing protein: protein MTPTIIHQYWQALWQQYRQRVKYAQIYEEMIIQTGGRLSNDHIAFRSLGMEIETPHGKINLGIPYLEKIIQSWGYEFGGEYLFPHTHLYARHYYHPQQEEFNLPKLFLSELRVGELPDNIRQLIQQTVIAVDTLPTDNLDILKIFNRPWQPPYYSVVQTINQVSQYAAWVLIHGYAVNHFTGYINQQNTPTYPDIDATAAGLSQLGVPMKAEIEGNIHLGLRQTATHAVTEMVTVIDDITQKEIQVPWTYAYYELAQRYMIENSSGNPVLFDGFLGKNAQELFEMTRVTE, encoded by the coding sequence ATTACCCCCACAATTATCCATCAATACTGGCAAGCTCTCTGGCAACAATACCGTCAAAGGGTAAAATATGCTCAAATTTACGAGGAAATGATTATCCAAACCGGGGGGAGACTGAGTAATGATCACATTGCTTTTCGTTCTCTGGGAATGGAGATAGAAACACCCCATGGCAAGATAAATTTAGGCATTCCCTACCTGGAGAAAATTATTCAGAGTTGGGGCTATGAATTTGGAGGAGAATATTTATTTCCCCATACCCATCTTTACGCCAGACACTATTACCATCCTCAACAGGAAGAATTTAATTTACCGAAGCTGTTTCTTAGTGAATTAAGGGTAGGGGAGTTACCGGACAATATTCGGCAATTAATTCAGCAAACAGTTATTGCCGTTGATACTTTGCCAACAGATAATTTAGATATTCTCAAAATTTTTAACCGTCCCTGGCAACCTCCCTATTATTCGGTAGTGCAAACAATCAATCAAGTTTCCCAATATGCTGCCTGGGTACTAATTCACGGTTATGCTGTGAATCATTTTACAGGCTATATTAATCAGCAGAATACTCCCACATACCCAGATATTGATGCTACTGCCGCAGGTTTAAGCCAATTAGGTGTGCCCATGAAGGCGGAAATTGAGGGAAATATTCATCTTGGGTTAAGACAAACTGCCACCCATGCAGTCACGGAGATGGTGACAGTCATTGATGATATTACCCAGAAAGAAATACAAGTTCCTTGGACTTATGCCTATTATGAATTGGCACAACGTTATATGATAGAAAATAGCTCCGGTAATCCAGTTTTGTTTGATGGATTTTTGGGAAAGAATGCTCAGGAATTATTTGAAATGACTAGAGTTACTGAATAG
- a CDS encoding DUF3146 family protein, giving the protein MSSAKRLPETTAHVRIIRQSWQDGFLEGEVRAGDFEWQFQWHFRRGELSVKPSQGRALIKEPLGRFLEQKDYQLEPGGDYAFTIRAEI; this is encoded by the coding sequence GTGAGTAGTGCCAAGCGATTACCCGAAACCACTGCCCATGTCAGGATTATTCGTCAATCTTGGCAGGATGGTTTTTTGGAAGGTGAAGTCAGAGCTGGTGACTTTGAATGGCAGTTTCAATGGCATTTTCGCCGAGGAGAACTGTCTGTAAAACCCTCTCAAGGTCGTGCATTAATTAAAGAACCCCTAGGTCGCTTTCTGGAGCAGAAAGACTATCAACTGGAGCCAGGAGGCGATTATGCTTTTACTATTCGAGCAGAAATCTAA
- the aroF gene encoding 3-deoxy-7-phosphoheptulonate synthase: MENQIMKNAQLTAKSPAQQQSLVKLSEQIVFGGRELVIIGGPCAVESQGQMENVAQHLVNSVHGLRGGVYKPRTSPYAFQGMGEAGLEILGLVRSRYNLPVITEVMSISQIPTIATYADMLQVGSRNMQNFDLLKALGQVNKPILLKRGLAATIEEFVMAAEYILSHGNPDVVLCERGIRSFDDYTRNVLDLGAVAALKQITHLPVIVDPSHAVGKRELVAPMAKAAIACGADGLIIECHPEPEKSVSDARQALSLTEMVDLVESLKPIAASVGRNISTNIGVGTKLAPICLSAA; the protein is encoded by the coding sequence TTGGAGAATCAAATCATGAAAAATGCCCAGCTTACTGCTAAATCCCCTGCTCAACAACAAAGTCTGGTGAAACTGTCAGAGCAAATAGTCTTTGGTGGTAGAGAGTTAGTGATCATTGGAGGACCCTGTGCTGTGGAAAGTCAAGGGCAGATGGAAAATGTTGCCCAGCATTTAGTCAACTCAGTTCATGGTTTACGGGGTGGAGTTTACAAACCTCGTACCTCTCCCTATGCATTCCAAGGAATGGGAGAAGCAGGACTAGAGATTTTAGGATTAGTGCGATCACGCTACAATTTACCCGTAATCACCGAAGTCATGTCAATTTCCCAAATCCCTACCATAGCGACCTATGCTGATATGCTACAAGTCGGTAGTCGGAATATGCAAAACTTCGATTTACTCAAAGCTTTAGGGCAAGTTAATAAACCTATCCTCCTGAAACGTGGTTTAGCTGCCACCATTGAAGAGTTTGTCATGGCAGCAGAATATATCCTCAGTCACGGCAATCCTGATGTTGTTCTGTGTGAGCGAGGTATTCGCAGTTTCGACGACTATACCCGCAATGTCCTAGATTTAGGTGCAGTTGCCGCTCTCAAACAAATTACCCACCTGCCTGTGATTGTCGATCCTTCCCATGCTGTCGGCAAGCGGGAACTGGTTGCACCCATGGCAAAAGCTGCTATTGCTTGCGGTGCTGATGGTTTAATCATTGAATGTCACCCGGAACCAGAAAAATCAGTTTCTGATGCTCGTCAAGCATTATCTCTAACAGAAATGGTGGATTTAGTTGAGAGTCTTAAACCCATTGCAGCATCCGTGGGCAGAAATATCTCTACAAACATCGGGGTAGGTACAAAACTTGCCCCGATTTGTTTATCCGCAGCCTAG
- a CDS encoding pentapeptide repeat-containing protein has protein sequence MRELERYYRVLELEPGASLEEVNQAYKDLAFVWHPDRLPKENQRLQEKAQRKLQEINEAREKLRSLTVQPQNTYYYSPGTKSSSTYQSPQPKTDSYKAPKSPQPNPDSYKPPKSPQPNPDSYQPPKPHSDLSGKNFSQANLSNKDLSGRNLSYANLTGANLSDTFMHKVILRGANLSEANLFRANLLLADLREANLRNTNLIGADLSGADLRGADLTGARIRSGDRLMVKLIGANLAGAIMPDGTIHK, from the coding sequence ATGAGAGAGCTGGAGCGGTATTATCGGGTGTTAGAGTTGGAGCCAGGTGCTTCCTTGGAAGAGGTAAACCAAGCTTATAAAGACTTGGCTTTTGTTTGGCATCCGGATCGCCTTCCCAAAGAAAACCAGCGACTTCAGGAAAAAGCCCAGCGAAAGCTGCAAGAAATTAATGAAGCACGGGAAAAGCTGCGATCGCTGACTGTGCAACCCCAGAATACTTATTATTATTCCCCTGGAACAAAATCTTCTAGTACCTACCAATCACCCCAACCGAAGACAGATTCCTATAAAGCTCCGAAATCACCTCAACCCAATCCCGACTCCTATAAACCTCCGAAATCACCTCAACCCAATCCCGATTCTTACCAACCACCGAAACCCCATTCAGATTTGAGTGGTAAGAATTTTAGCCAAGCTAATTTGAGTAACAAGGATTTGTCAGGGAGAAATTTAAGTTATGCCAATCTCACGGGGGCAAATCTGAGTGATACTTTTATGCACAAGGTGATTTTGCGGGGAGCAAATCTCTCAGAGGCAAACTTATTTCGTGCCAATTTACTGCTGGCAGACTTACGAGAGGCGAATTTACGCAATACCAATTTAATTGGTGCAGATTTAAGCGGTGCAGATTTGCGCGGTGCAGATTTGACTGGTGCGCGGATTCGCTCTGGCGATCGCCTGATGGTTAAACTTATCGGTGCTAACCTCGCCGGTGCAATTATGCCCGATGGTACGATTCATAAATAG
- a CDS encoding SDR family oxidoreductase translates to MNIAIIGCGYVGYAAANFWQQQMTHIVTATTTTPAKTSQLQTVAQRVVVLTGDDVDGIKSVLKNQDIVLLSIAAGRGGNYEKTYLETAKNIVSIVSQCPHLKQIIYTSSCSVYGEQNGRLVTEDTPLSPMSQSAEILSQTEQVLLTGANPHLHVCILRLGGIYGPNRELVKIYGRVAGQNRPGNGNEPANWIHLDDIISGIEFAKNHHLQGIYNLVDDANLTSKEIIHQVCTVHNLPPVTWDASQKSQRMYHAKISNQKLKDAGYQLTHPQMIFS, encoded by the coding sequence ATGAATATTGCGATTATCGGCTGTGGTTATGTGGGTTATGCTGCGGCTAATTTCTGGCAGCAACAAATGACTCATATTGTCACAGCAACTACTACCACACCAGCTAAAACATCTCAATTACAAACTGTCGCCCAACGAGTTGTGGTTTTGACTGGGGATGATGTTGATGGAATCAAATCTGTGTTGAAAAATCAAGATATTGTACTTCTTTCCATTGCTGCTGGACGAGGTGGTAACTATGAAAAAACTTATTTAGAAACTGCAAAAAATATCGTATCGATTGTATCACAATGTCCCCATCTAAAGCAAATTATTTATACTAGTAGTTGCTCTGTTTATGGAGAACAAAATGGACGGTTAGTCACTGAAGATACGCCCCTGTCTCCGATGAGTCAAAGCGCGGAAATATTGAGTCAAACGGAGCAAGTTTTACTGACTGGGGCAAATCCCCACCTCCACGTCTGTATTCTACGATTAGGCGGCATTTATGGTCCCAATCGGGAATTAGTAAAAATTTATGGTCGTGTGGCAGGACAAAACCGCCCAGGCAATGGTAACGAGCCTGCTAATTGGATTCATTTAGATGATATTATTTCAGGTATAGAATTTGCGAAAAATCATCATCTCCAGGGTATTTATAATTTAGTTGATGATGCTAACCTGACATCAAAAGAAATTATTCATCAAGTTTGTACAGTTCATAATTTGCCCCCGGTGACATGGGATGCTTCTCAAAAAAGTCAGCGCATGTACCACGCAAAAATATCTAATCAGAAGCTGAAGGATGCTGGGTATCAGTTAACTCATCCGCAAATGATATTTTCGTGA
- a CDS encoding alpha/beta fold hydrolase, with amino-acid sequence MLSSKFYTWHNYRCVYDLYPENGNSAATFPILLIHPIGVGLSRHFWDRFCRGWQQHNQQNLIYNSDLLGCGESDKPHVAYYPHDWAAQLQYFVENIIQKPVIIIVQGALLPIALELSTQKPHLVAGLILAGPPAIPLISQKAPIWQQKLIWNLLDSGLGKLFYRYARREKFLADFSARQLFNSATDVDKEWLDSLGAGAEDLESRHAVFAFLAGFWLQGYREANANLQQPTLVVVGEGASSISKAGKKLSADQWLADYLAILPQGEGVKIPGRNVLPYESTTEFIQAIAPFVQKLS; translated from the coding sequence ATGTTATCTTCTAAATTTTATACTTGGCATAATTACCGTTGCGTCTATGATTTATATCCAGAAAATGGAAATTCGGCGGCAACATTTCCCATTCTATTAATTCATCCTATTGGTGTTGGCTTATCGCGGCATTTTTGGGATAGATTCTGTCGAGGTTGGCAGCAACATAATCAGCAAAATCTCATTTATAATTCAGACTTATTGGGATGTGGGGAAAGTGATAAACCCCACGTTGCTTACTACCCCCACGATTGGGCAGCACAATTGCAGTATTTTGTCGAAAATATAATTCAAAAGCCTGTAATTATTATTGTTCAGGGAGCTTTATTACCGATCGCCCTGGAATTATCCACCCAAAAACCCCATCTTGTCGCCGGATTAATATTAGCAGGTCCCCCGGCTATACCATTAATTAGCCAAAAAGCCCCAATCTGGCAACAAAAGTTAATTTGGAATCTTTTAGATTCCGGTTTGGGCAAATTATTTTATCGTTATGCCCGCCGAGAAAAGTTTTTAGCAGATTTTTCTGCCCGTCAGCTGTTCAATTCTGCCACAGATGTAGATAAGGAATGGTTGGATAGTTTGGGTGCAGGTGCTGAGGATTTAGAGAGTCGTCATGCAGTGTTTGCATTTTTAGCTGGGTTCTGGTTGCAAGGTTACAGAGAGGCGAACGCCAATTTGCAGCAACCAACCCTGGTGGTAGTGGGGGAAGGTGCGTCTAGTATTAGCAAAGCAGGGAAAAAACTGAGTGCTGATCAGTGGTTAGCTGATTACTTGGCGATTTTACCCCAAGGGGAGGGTGTGAAAATTCCCGGTCGTAACGTTTTGCCCTATGAATCTACCACAGAATTTATCCAGGCGATCGCTCCCTTTGTGCAGAAACTATCCTGA